In Sphingobacterium thalpophilum, a genomic segment contains:
- a CDS encoding IS5 family transposase, translating to MKQEFFDQINTLVNWHPISNIINKHYHKGESKMGRPSYSGLVLFKMTLLQTWYGLSDYEVEDRINDSISFSRFVGISLDDSVPDHSVISRFRSSLTEKGVYENLFKELNKQLNKHKILVKRGAIVDASIVDSPLKPKGKVIYEIESDRSEHPREDSELDKENSEQLLIQQESPGVDHEARWIKKAGKTRYGYKKHYVTDTEGLVLGVVTTPANVNEIANLQQVISSADLPKGIHIYADKGYRSSKNEELIKSGKLKSRILHKAKKGTALTEREKLRNKLIGKIRFKVERTFGSIRRWFNSSCARYKGIAKMHTQNLMEAMAYNLYRSPGILVSNAIKNTN from the coding sequence ATCAAGCAGGAATTCTTCGATCAGATCAATACATTGGTAAATTGGCATCCGATTTCAAATATTATCAACAAGCATTACCACAAAGGGGAAAGCAAAATGGGACGCCCTAGTTATTCTGGTCTTGTCCTCTTCAAAATGACACTTCTACAGACCTGGTATGGTCTGAGTGACTACGAAGTAGAAGACCGTATAAACGACAGTATCTCCTTTAGTCGCTTTGTTGGCATCAGTTTGGACGATTCGGTTCCCGATCACAGTGTTATTAGCCGTTTTCGCAGCTCGCTGACAGAAAAGGGTGTTTATGAGAATCTATTCAAGGAGCTGAACAAGCAGTTGAATAAACATAAAATATTGGTAAAACGTGGAGCTATCGTTGATGCCAGTATTGTTGATTCTCCGCTAAAACCAAAAGGCAAAGTTATTTACGAGATCGAAAGTGACCGTAGTGAACATCCTCGCGAAGATTCTGAGCTGGATAAAGAGAATAGTGAACAGTTATTGATCCAACAAGAGAGCCCGGGTGTTGACCATGAAGCTCGTTGGATAAAGAAGGCTGGGAAAACACGTTATGGCTATAAAAAGCATTATGTCACCGATACAGAAGGCCTGGTTCTGGGCGTGGTAACCACTCCAGCAAATGTAAATGAAATTGCCAATCTTCAACAGGTAATATCTTCGGCTGACCTTCCAAAGGGCATCCATATCTATGCTGACAAGGGATATCGTTCCTCTAAAAATGAGGAATTGATCAAATCAGGAAAGCTAAAAAGCAGGATCTTGCATAAGGCAAAGAAAGGAACAGCGTTAACCGAAAGAGAGAAGTTAAGAAACAAACTGATCGGCAAGATCAGGTTCAAAGTTGAACGGACCTTCGGGAGCATCCGGCGATGGTTCAACTCAAGCTGTGCAAGGTATAAGGGGATCGCCAAAATGCATACACAAAATCTAATGGAAGCCATGGCGTACAATCTTTACAGATCACCTGGGATACTTGTGTCCAATGCAATAAAAAACACAAATTAA
- a CDS encoding response regulator gives MEDKKISILYVDDEENNLFSFKATFRLKYKVFTAISGADAIDIVKNNQIHIIITDQRMPEMTGVEFLEEIIKINAAPMRILLTGYTDMAAVVDAVNKGKIFHYLNKPWSEEELDQTIQRAYDVYAERQKIVETNSQLETSNDQLEFLLRQKLLS, from the coding sequence ATGGAAGACAAGAAGATTTCGATATTGTACGTTGACGACGAAGAAAACAATCTGTTTTCTTTTAAAGCGACATTTCGACTAAAGTATAAAGTGTTTACGGCAATTAGTGGTGCCGATGCAATCGATATTGTCAAAAACAACCAGATACATATTATCATTACTGATCAACGTATGCCGGAAATGACCGGTGTAGAGTTTTTGGAAGAGATTATTAAGATCAATGCAGCCCCAATGCGTATCCTTTTGACAGGATATACGGACATGGCAGCTGTCGTTGATGCCGTTAATAAAGGAAAAATCTTTCATTACCTCAATAAGCCTTGGAGCGAAGAGGAGCTCGATCAAACGATTCAACGCGCTTATGATGTCTATGCTGAGCGTCAAAAGATTGTGGAGACTAATTCTCAGCTTGAGACTTCAAATGATCAGTTGGAGTTTCTGTTGCGACAAAAGCTACTTTCCTAA
- a CDS encoding response regulator has translation MQRELEILYIDDEVNNLVSFKANFRYDYAIHTASNTSEAETILHAHPDIRIIFCDQRMPDEMGIDFLHRIKKDFPKPIRILLTAYANMETVIDAVNKGHIFRFVRKPWMNEEIVSAIEEANKFYVANSMLEVKNQELQKAYDELDKFAYSVSHDLRDPLTGVLSAVKLGLEFDSIDRIHELLSLMDSSLVSLDAYIDSLRDYYLLRRGELMLSAINFEELFGNIRQFYSMYTQNKDVAFEISVDQKETFSGDKALLELILHNLLSNAFKYQRKGQENQYVKLSVSVSERKAKIMVSDNGIGIYLQSMLKISLNYSLEPVIKRKAWDLGSIMFRMHS, from the coding sequence ATGCAGAGGGAGCTTGAAATATTATATATCGATGACGAAGTAAACAATTTGGTTAGCTTTAAAGCGAACTTTAGATACGATTACGCTATCCATACAGCATCCAATACGAGTGAGGCCGAAACGATCCTTCATGCTCATCCTGATATCCGTATTATCTTCTGTGACCAACGTATGCCGGATGAGATGGGCATCGATTTTTTGCACCGCATTAAAAAAGATTTTCCAAAACCAATCCGTATTCTTTTAACGGCTTATGCCAATATGGAAACTGTAATTGATGCAGTTAATAAGGGCCATATTTTTAGGTTTGTCCGAAAACCCTGGATGAATGAAGAAATCGTTTCCGCTATAGAAGAAGCAAATAAATTTTATGTTGCAAACTCTATGCTAGAAGTTAAGAATCAAGAGCTACAAAAAGCTTATGATGAATTAGATAAATTCGCATATAGTGTTAGTCATGATCTTCGTGATCCATTGACAGGGGTTCTTTCTGCGGTGAAACTTGGTTTAGAATTTGACAGCATAGATCGTATTCATGAGTTGTTATCACTAATGGATAGTTCATTGGTCAGCTTAGATGCTTATATTGACAGTCTGCGAGACTATTATCTTTTACGAAGAGGAGAACTCATGTTGTCAGCGATAAATTTCGAAGAGCTCTTTGGCAACATACGCCAGTTTTACAGCATGTATACGCAAAATAAGGATGTGGCTTTTGAAATTTCAGTGGATCAAAAAGAAACCTTTAGCGGAGACAAAGCACTTCTAGAACTGATTTTGCATAATCTTCTTTCTAATGCTTTTAAATATCAACGTAAAGGGCAGGAAAACCAGTACGTCAAACTCTCTGTATCCGTATCAGAACGTAAAGCTAAAATTATGGTGAGTGACAACGGAATAGGCATATATCTCCAGAGTATGTTGAAGATATCTTTAAATTATTCTTTAGAGCCAGTGATCAAGCGAAAGGCATGGGATTTGGGCTCTATAATGTTCAGAATGCACTCTTAA
- a CDS encoding ATP-binding protein, with amino-acid sequence MGFGLYNVQNALLKLQGKIEVQSQPNQGTTFTVVIPSK; translated from the coding sequence ATGGGATTTGGGCTCTATAATGTTCAGAATGCACTCTTAAAACTACAAGGGAAAATCGAAGTACAATCACAACCCAATCAGGGTACAACCTTTACCGTCGTCATACCGAGCAAATAA
- a CDS encoding 7TM diverse intracellular signaling domain-containing protein, which yields MKCWLNLIFLFIFTCSSTCFGEVIIDQPTQRVLIGYGLERYTGKGEPNFADTSASSFQSVESKVPNLGISPADIWFRLPVTNKGKEKLELLLEIAYPLLDEVELFVPSVNGHYNSIKLGEHQSFSARKYKVPNYAFDIQLPGNEKTIFFLRIKSTEQIILPIYLSNERSFLKEMNDDSLLSGIYIGIVGIMAIYNLFLFFSVRERGYLYYVLYVLCAGITQMGIKGYSFQYLWPNWTYFATKGPIIFGCLSGLCALLFADSFLQLPKNAPRSRRVITVFITLFVIGSLLTLLNLTQPAFMVMQLTTGAGSLFVLYLSYRVMINGYKPAKYFVYGWTILLLGSVVFLLKDYGILKYNDFTSNAVQIASVVEMALLSFGLAYSINILKEEKEASQVRELAISLENERLIREQNIVLEQKVDERTRELTESNESLQTTLTHLKETQSQLVEAEKMASLGQLTAGVAHEINNPINFVTSNVAPLKRDIKMLWETLEEVERIAFQEGISDTEKQSQIKKFKDDLDIEYLKTEVDFLLKGMHDGAHRTAEIVKSLRIFSRVDEDTLKFADLNEGLESTMVILNSLLNNTIEVDKIYGDMPKVECHAGKLNQVFLNIVTNAIYAVNKKFNHDVGGKIWIETGVHADNTSVFIKIADNGIGIPKEIHERIFEPFFTTKDVGEGTGLGMSIAYNTIAKHHGKIIVDSEVGQGTSFTLLIPIQQNN from the coding sequence ATGAAATGCTGGCTTAACTTGATCTTCTTATTTATTTTTACGTGCAGTTCAACTTGTTTTGGAGAGGTTATTATCGATCAACCGACACAGCGTGTATTGATCGGGTATGGTCTGGAGCGTTATACTGGGAAAGGCGAACCTAACTTTGCAGACACTTCGGCTTCCTCCTTTCAATCGGTAGAAAGCAAGGTTCCTAATTTGGGCATATCACCCGCTGACATCTGGTTTCGATTGCCCGTGACAAACAAGGGCAAAGAAAAGCTTGAACTCTTGCTCGAAATCGCCTATCCTCTCTTGGATGAGGTCGAACTTTTTGTACCGTCAGTAAACGGGCATTATAACTCGATCAAGCTAGGCGAACATCAATCTTTTTCGGCTAGAAAATATAAGGTCCCTAATTATGCATTCGACATCCAATTACCTGGAAATGAGAAGACCATTTTTTTTCTTCGCATAAAAAGTACGGAACAGATTATTCTCCCTATCTATTTAAGTAACGAGCGCAGTTTCTTAAAAGAGATGAATGACGATAGTTTGTTAAGCGGCATCTATATTGGTATTGTCGGCATTATGGCGATATACAATTTATTTCTGTTTTTCTCTGTTCGTGAAAGAGGCTATCTGTATTATGTCCTTTATGTTCTTTGTGCAGGAATAACACAAATGGGTATTAAAGGTTATAGTTTTCAGTATTTGTGGCCAAATTGGACTTATTTTGCAACAAAGGGTCCTATTATATTTGGTTGTTTATCAGGCTTATGCGCACTTCTTTTTGCAGATTCATTTCTTCAATTACCGAAAAATGCTCCTCGATCAAGACGTGTGATTACTGTTTTTATCACCCTTTTTGTCATTGGCAGCCTTCTTACACTGCTCAACCTGACACAACCAGCGTTCATGGTTATGCAACTAACAACAGGGGCTGGGTCCTTATTTGTTCTTTATTTATCTTATCGTGTCATGATAAATGGCTATAAACCGGCTAAATATTTTGTTTACGGTTGGACAATTTTGTTACTAGGCTCTGTCGTGTTTTTACTGAAAGACTATGGCATCTTAAAATATAACGATTTTACCAGCAATGCTGTACAAATTGCATCTGTTGTGGAGATGGCCCTATTGTCCTTCGGTCTAGCTTATAGTATCAATATTTTAAAAGAAGAAAAGGAAGCATCACAAGTCAGGGAATTAGCAATCTCGTTAGAAAACGAGAGGTTGATACGCGAGCAAAATATTGTATTGGAACAAAAAGTAGATGAGCGGACACGTGAATTAACAGAATCGAATGAGTCTCTACAAACCACTCTTACTCACTTAAAGGAAACGCAGTCTCAACTTGTCGAAGCCGAGAAGATGGCCTCCCTTGGTCAATTAACTGCTGGGGTTGCGCATGAGATCAACAACCCAATTAACTTTGTTACGTCTAATGTCGCTCCGTTAAAACGTGATATTAAGATGCTCTGGGAAACGCTGGAGGAAGTGGAACGTATCGCTTTTCAAGAGGGGATATCCGATACTGAAAAGCAATCTCAGATCAAAAAATTCAAAGATGACCTGGATATAGAATATCTGAAAACAGAGGTAGATTTTCTATTAAAAGGAATGCACGATGGAGCCCACCGGACGGCCGAAATAGTAAAGAGTTTGCGGATCTTCTCGCGCGTAGACGAGGATACATTAAAATTTGCAGATCTAAACGAGGGGTTGGAGTCAACAATGGTTATCCTCAATAGTTTATTAAATAACACGATTGAAGTTGATAAGATCTATGGTGATATGCCAAAGGTCGAATGTCATGCCGGCAAACTCAATCAGGTCTTTTTGAATATTGTGACAAATGCTATTTACGCCGTGAATAAGAAGTTTAATCACGATGTTGGTGGTAAAATATGGATTGAGACCGGAGTTCACGCGGATAATACCTCCGTCTTTATCAAAATCGCAGACAATGGTATAGGTATTCCAAAAGAAATTCATGAACGGATATTCGAACCATTTTTTACAACAAAAGACGTTGGCGAAGGTACTGGTTTGGGAATGTCCATAGCCTATAATACCATTGCGAAACATCATGGTAAGATTATTGTAGATTCAGAAGTGGGACAGGGCACAAGTTTTACACTCCTCATTCCAATTCAACAAAACAATTAA
- a CDS encoding S8 family serine peptidase encodes MRKYQHYFATVFISTWAKLIDWLSYKYNVLFIISAGNKVDDVILDIPSADFDQITFQDLETATLKKILEDNFDRKILTPAESINSLTVGCSHHDSHGDFNFPQRRSLLTSSFLLSPISRIGFGYNNSIKPDILMPGGRHLFRKHLRQTNPQKTYLRIENGESINYPPGNLVAMPGAVGDTRKVGYLTGTSNAAALTSNLGAKLYELLVELNEELPDNEKIQEEYFTVIIKALLVHGGSWGNAQDIIAQIIRNVPGVSPQTVKRNIYPYLGYGSVNSEKILYCTDHRVTLIGFGNLTTRKDQNAHIYSFPLPPSLAAVNIDKQLTITLAWLSPLNFKTAQYRKAHLFFDNLENNGHLSLSRNSHDFKLGRKGTVQHDILKGHYADVFQDGDTINIKVSCREDASGLSITEPIKYALTVTLEIKENVDTMIYEEVQLRLQQRIRERI; translated from the coding sequence ATCAGAAAATATCAACATTATTTTGCAACGGTCTTTATCAGTACTTGGGCAAAACTGATAGATTGGTTGTCTTACAAATACAATGTTTTATTTATAATAAGTGCAGGAAACAAAGTCGATGATGTTATTTTAGATATTCCTTCAGCAGATTTTGATCAAATTACATTTCAAGATTTAGAGACAGCGACGCTTAAAAAGATTCTTGAAGATAATTTTGACAGAAAAATTCTAACGCCTGCTGAGTCGATAAACTCATTAACTGTCGGCTGTTCCCATCATGATAGCCATGGAGATTTTAATTTTCCGCAGAGGAGAAGCTTGCTAACAAGCTCATTTTTACTAAGCCCAATAAGTAGAATTGGTTTTGGTTATAATAACTCTATAAAACCAGATATTTTAATGCCTGGAGGAAGACATCTATTTCGAAAACACTTACGCCAAACCAATCCACAAAAAACATATTTGAGGATTGAAAATGGCGAATCAATAAATTACCCTCCTGGAAATCTCGTAGCGATGCCAGGTGCGGTCGGAGATACCCGAAAAGTAGGATATTTAACGGGAACTAGTAATGCAGCTGCGTTAACTTCAAATCTGGGAGCGAAATTATATGAATTGTTAGTGGAACTCAACGAGGAGTTACCTGATAATGAAAAAATTCAAGAAGAATATTTTACTGTTATCATTAAAGCTTTGCTTGTACATGGAGGTAGTTGGGGAAATGCTCAAGACATAATTGCCCAAATTATACGTAATGTACCAGGCGTTTCTCCTCAAACTGTTAAAAGAAACATTTATCCATACCTAGGTTATGGAAGTGTTAATAGTGAAAAAATATTATATTGTACTGACCATAGAGTTACATTAATAGGATTTGGGAATCTAACTACCAGAAAGGATCAAAATGCACATATTTATTCTTTTCCATTACCTCCATCACTAGCCGCGGTTAATATTGATAAACAATTGACAATAACCTTAGCTTGGTTAAGTCCGTTAAATTTTAAGACAGCACAATATAGGAAAGCTCATTTATTTTTTGATAATTTGGAGAATAATGGTCACTTATCACTTTCAAGAAATAGTCACGACTTTAAATTAGGACGGAAAGGAACTGTTCAACATGATATACTTAAGGGGCACTATGCAGATGTATTTCAAGATGGGGATACAATAAATATTAAAGTAAGCTGTCGAGAAGATGCCTCTGGCCTATCCATTACGGAGCCTATTAAATACGCTCTTACCGTTACTTTGGAAATCAAAGAAAATGTTGATACTATGATATATGAAGAGGTACAATTGCGACTTCAACAACGTATCCGTGAAAGGATTTAA
- a CDS encoding methyltransferase domain-containing protein has product MDTKHYGAGYLMDTGDFLKQLKIHSYTPFNTIKEGVVVDLGCGTGMDAINLANMLGNNVLVVGLDHDKALIEHATTSSAEVKNVDFVQGEVYQLSFKDNSISGIRMERVVQHLLEAPKMFAEVHRVLREGQPLVIVETIWNSLTFYSKHVDIEAKICHYLTEEKVNNGWAGNKLTSDLLSQGFKQVQLQTFCMVARSKEEANRYLFLDKVLLEMVEKEKLSTAEMEEFQNTLDQADEAGCFLVSMNLVIAEATK; this is encoded by the coding sequence ATGGACACTAAACATTATGGTGCCGGCTATTTAATGGATACCGGTGATTTTCTTAAACAATTAAAAATACATTCATATACTCCTTTTAATACGATTAAAGAGGGAGTTGTCGTCGATCTTGGCTGTGGAACTGGAATGGATGCCATCAATTTGGCTAATATGCTGGGTAATAATGTACTTGTCGTTGGATTGGATCATGATAAGGCCTTAATCGAGCATGCCACAACAAGCAGTGCAGAGGTAAAGAACGTCGACTTTGTTCAGGGTGAGGTTTATCAACTTAGCTTTAAAGATAATTCCATTTCTGGCATTAGAATGGAACGCGTTGTACAACATCTACTGGAAGCGCCAAAAATGTTTGCTGAGGTTCACCGTGTCTTGCGTGAAGGTCAACCCTTAGTGATCGTTGAGACGATTTGGAACAGCCTGACGTTTTATAGCAAGCATGTTGACATTGAGGCTAAGATATGTCATTATTTGACCGAAGAAAAAGTCAACAATGGCTGGGCTGGGAATAAATTAACTTCAGACTTATTGTCTCAAGGCTTTAAACAAGTACAACTGCAAACATTCTGTATGGTAGCCCGTTCAAAAGAAGAGGCCAACCGCTATCTTTTCTTAGATAAAGTTCTTTTGGAGATGGTCGAAAAAGAGAAGTTAAGTACAGCTGAAATGGAGGAATTTCAAAACACATTGGATCAAGCTGATGAAGCGGGTTGTTTCCTTGTTTCTATGAATTTAGTTATTGCCGAAGCAACAAAATAG
- a CDS encoding ATP-binding protein, translating into MARADLLLKLVKAGSTGDNNLFIKVVESLIAEERNKQHHIVADQLTEVINSQRFSKDKESKFAPKNLLNEKLESFLFRIYPNKSIEDLVLKQENRNIIDEVVQEHHRSDLLRSYNLEPRNRILLAGEPGNGKTSLAEAIAQSLMIPFYVIRYDGIIGSYLGETASRLKAMFDFIRTQECVLFFDEFDAIGKERGDTHETGEIKRVVSSLLLQIDRLPSYVVVVAATNHPELLDRAVWRRFQVRLELERPDKRMIENWLRKFETRVQYKLEHSLKTISGKLDGLSFSEIEEFVLDIQRKYILSLPEVDVRKIVEESLTQISNKYQLRNG; encoded by the coding sequence ATGGCACGGGCTGATTTATTACTAAAACTAGTTAAAGCTGGAAGCACTGGTGATAACAACCTTTTTATTAAAGTTGTTGAGTCTTTGATTGCTGAGGAACGGAACAAGCAACATCATATAGTTGCAGACCAATTAACGGAAGTAATAAACAGTCAGAGATTTTCAAAAGATAAGGAATCTAAATTCGCTCCAAAAAATTTACTTAATGAAAAACTAGAAAGCTTCTTGTTCAGAATTTATCCCAACAAATCAATTGAAGACTTAGTTTTAAAACAAGAAAATAGGAATATAATTGACGAAGTAGTTCAGGAACACCATAGAAGTGATTTATTACGATCTTACAACTTGGAACCTAGAAATCGAATTCTATTGGCAGGGGAACCAGGAAATGGCAAGACATCTTTAGCAGAAGCAATTGCGCAATCACTTATGATTCCGTTTTATGTCATACGGTACGATGGAATTATTGGTAGTTACTTAGGCGAAACCGCATCTAGGCTTAAGGCGATGTTTGATTTTATAAGAACGCAAGAATGTGTCCTGTTTTTTGATGAGTTTGACGCTATTGGTAAAGAACGTGGCGATACACACGAAACAGGTGAAATTAAACGTGTAGTTAGTTCTCTTCTTCTTCAAATTGATCGGTTACCAAGCTATGTTGTAGTGGTAGCGGCTACAAATCATCCTGAATTATTAGACCGGGCTGTTTGGAGGCGTTTTCAAGTTCGTTTAGAACTTGAAAGACCAGATAAAAGAATGATCGAAAACTGGTTGCGAAAGTTTGAAACCCGTGTTCAATATAAATTAGAACATTCTCTAAAAACGATTTCGGGAAAGTTGGATGGCTTAAGTTTCTCTGAAATTGAAGAATTTGTATTGGATATACAAAGAAAATATATATTGTCGCTTCCTGAAGTAGATGTTAGAAAAATTGTTGAAGAATCTTTAACTCAGATATCCAATAAGTACCAATTAAGAAATGGCTAA